The sequence below is a genomic window from Streptomyces sp. V1I1.
TCCAGTACGCACCAGACTTCGCCGCGCTCCAGCCGCAGCTGCGGGTCGACCCAGCGCAGCCCGCCGCCGACCGCCGACACCGGGGTGAGCGGACGCGGCACGGCGTCGGGCACGTCGGGCTCATAGGCATACAGCCGCTGGTCTGGGAAGTGGACGAACACGACGAGCGGGCCGCCGTCGGCGCGGCCGGCCCCGGCCCAGGGGTGCCCGCCGTACTCGATGACTCTGCTGCGAACATTCCACGGGGCGGGGAGCACCGACTCCTCGCCGCCGTCGGCCCGTCGGCGAATCAGGGCTCGCCTGCCGCCCTCGGTGGGGCGTGGCGCGGTCCACCACACCTCGTCGGCGACCATGCCGAGGAACTCCGGGCGCCCTTCGTGCGAGGCGGCGAGCGCCGCGTCGATGGGTGACGGCCAGGTTCCGTAGGCTCCCGTGGGTACCATTACCGACTCCCCCTATGCGGACCGCAGATAGTGGTCGAGAACCTTCACGCCGAAGTGCAGCGCCTCGACCGGAACGCGCTCGTCGACCCCGTGGAACAGTGCCGCGTAGTCGAAGCCGACCGGGAGCTTCAGCGGCGAGAAGCCGTAGCCGGTGATGCCGAGCCGGGAGAACTGCTTGGCGTCGGTGCCGCCCGGCATGCAGAACGGCACGACGTGCCCGTCCGGGTCGAAACGCTCGACAGCCGCGCGCAGCTTGGCGAATGTCGGGGAGTCGACGGGAGCCTGCAGGGCCACCTCGCCGTGGTGGAACTCCCACTCGACGTCCGGTCCTGTCAGCCGGTCGAGCGTTTCGCGGAACTCGGCCTCGCCGCCGGGCACCATCCGCCCGTCGACGTACGCGGTGGCATGCCCCGGAATCACATTGATCTTGTAACCGGCCTCCAGCATGGTCGGGTTGGCGCTGTTGCGCACTGTCGGCTCGACCAGTGCGGCGGCCGGCCCGAGCTTCGCCATCAGAGCGTCCACGTCGAAGTCGTCCGCGTGCACATCGGTCTCGATGCCGTGCAGCACGGCGAGTTCGGCCAGAGCGGCCCGCACCGTCGGCGTGAGCCGCACCGGCCACTGGTGCTCGCCGATCCGGGCGACGACAGCGGCGAGCCGGCTCACGGCGTTGGCCCGGTTGACCTTGGAGCCGTGTCCGGCCCTGCCGTGCGCGGTGAGCTTGAGCCAGGCTGTGCCACGCTCCCCGGCCGCGATCGGGTAGAGCGCCATCCCGGGTCCGGCGTGGAAGGTGAAGGCCCCGGACTCGCTGATCCCTTCCGTACACCCCTCGAAGAGACCGGGGTGGTGGTCGGCGAGGAAGCCCGAGCCGTCGATGGCGCTGGCCTCCTCGTCGGCGGTGTACGCGATCACGATGTCGCGCCGGGGCCTGATGCCGGCGCGCGCCCAGGCCCGGACGACGGCGAGGACCATCGCGTCCATGTTCTTCATGTCGACCGCGCCGCGGCCCCACACCACTCCGTCCCGGACCTCCCCGGAGAAGGGGTGCACGGACCAGTCGGCGGGCTCGGCGGGGACCACGTCCAGATGGCCGTGGACGAGCAGGGCATCGGCGGACGGGTCGGTGCCCTCGATCCGCGCGACGACATTGGTACGCCCCGGGGTGCGCTCCAGCAGGGTGGGCTCGATGCCGGCGCCGGCCAGCCGCTCGGCGGCATACTCGGCGGCGGGCCGCTCATGGCAGTCGCCACCGCCGCGGTTGGTGGTGTCGATACGGATCAGCTCGGAGGTGAAGGTCACCACCTCGTCGAGTGCCTGGCCGTCGATGTGCGTTGTCACGTCAGCCATACTGCTCCTCCACTGCCGCCGAGACGATCGTCGTGACCGCTTTGAAGGTGCGAATGCCCTCATACATGGTCTCGCTGGAGTACGCGACGCGACGCTCGCCGCTTCCCGCCACGCCCGGCACTACGGTGGCGGCCGCCGCGAGATGCTCCGCGTCGAACTCCAGCTCCACGGTGAACGGGCCGCCCCGCACCGGCTCGTGCCGTATGGCGAGGGCCGCCGCTTCCTTCGCGGCGCCGCGGATGTCGGACGCGGTGCGGCCCGGCGTGCGGCACACCGCCGCGTACCGCGAGACGTAGTCCTTCACCGCGACCTTGCGGGCCTGCGGCGCATAGCCGTCGGCGTCCACGCAGGTCAGGTCGTCGCCGGTCACCAGCACCACCGGCACGCCGTACTCGGCGACCACATGGGCGTTGAGCAGGCCCTCGCTCGCCCGCGCGCCGTCGAGCCAGACCCCCGTGATCGAGTTGGCGAGGTAGGTGTGGGCGAGCACCCCCTCCGCGCCGGCACCCGTGTGGTAGCCGACGAACGCGATGCCGTCCACGTCGCCGTGCTGCACGCCCTCCACCATCGACAGCGACTTGTGCTTGCCGGTGAGCATCTCCACCCGCTCGTCGAGCCGCTCCAGCAGCAAATTGCGCATGGTCCAGTGCGCTTCATTGATGAGCACCTCGTCGGCGCCGCCGTCGAAGAAGCCGAGAGCGGCTGCGTTCACATCGGAGGTGAACATGGTCCGGCAGCGCTCCCACTGGGGAGTGCCGGGCAGCACGTCGGCCGGCCAGGTCACACCGGTGGCGCCTTCCATGTCGGCACTGATGAGGATCTTCATGCCCGGAACGTTACGCGGCGCCTCCCACCCCCACCAGGCCTGTGGATAAGTGGCGGGAGCGCCCGGAATACCGCTCAGGACCGCCCGACCACGAACCACCGCGCCGGCAGCTCGATCCGGGTGCCGTCCGCCAGATACTCCGTCTGCGCGAGTGCCGTGTAGCCGCTCGTGAAGATGTCCAGGCCCGCCTCCGCCAGCAGGGCAGGCACCTCCTCGTCCGAGGCGTCCGCGGGCTTCAGCCCGTGTGCGAAGACCCTGCGCAGTTTGGGGGGCGGCCCGTCGGGTCCCTCGGCCGCCTGGCGCAGTACGTCCCTGGACGCCGAGACCAGCTCGACGACGAAGGCGCGCCCGCGCGTGCCCACGAGTTCGGCGACCGCATCGGCGACCGCCGCCCGGTTCTCCGGTCTGCTCTGGTGGATCACCGCACGCATATAGACGTGGCAGTCCCCGAGGCGCCGGTGCAGTTCCCTGACCGCCGCCCCATCCACCAGATTGAGCTGCTCGAACTCAGCGACCCCCGCGGCGTCGGCGCGGCGTGCGTGCTCGATCGCCGCATGCGAGAGGTCCACGCCGACCGCTTTCGGGAACCGTCCGGCCAGATAGCGGGTCTGCGTCCCGTTGCCGCAGCCCAGATCCACCATGGGCAGCGCCGTGTCCGCGTAGGGCAGCAGCAGTTCGGTGTGCGGCTCGGCGGTCAGTGACGGGTCGGAGTCCCAGATGGCCTCGCCCGGCGCGTCGCTCGTCTCGCGCCAGTAGCTTTCCCACGCGTTCCTGTAGTCCTCTGGCACATTCATGCGTGCGCTCCCCAGGTCCGGCACGGATGACGACGACGTACGGATACGACGGCGGCGTACCGATG
It includes:
- a CDS encoding M20/M25/M40 family metallo-hydrolase is translated as MADVTTHIDGQALDEVVTFTSELIRIDTTNRGGGDCHERPAAEYAAERLAGAGIEPTLLERTPGRTNVVARIEGTDPSADALLVHGHLDVVPAEPADWSVHPFSGEVRDGVVWGRGAVDMKNMDAMVLAVVRAWARAGIRPRRDIVIAYTADEEASAIDGSGFLADHHPGLFEGCTEGISESGAFTFHAGPGMALYPIAAGERGTAWLKLTAHGRAGHGSKVNRANAVSRLAAVVARIGEHQWPVRLTPTVRAALAELAVLHGIETDVHADDFDVDALMAKLGPAAALVEPTVRNSANPTMLEAGYKINVIPGHATAYVDGRMVPGGEAEFRETLDRLTGPDVEWEFHHGEVALQAPVDSPTFAKLRAAVERFDPDGHVVPFCMPGGTDAKQFSRLGITGYGFSPLKLPVGFDYAALFHGVDERVPVEALHFGVKVLDHYLRSA
- a CDS encoding M55 family metallopeptidase; this translates as MKILISADMEGATGVTWPADVLPGTPQWERCRTMFTSDVNAAALGFFDGGADEVLINEAHWTMRNLLLERLDERVEMLTGKHKSLSMVEGVQHGDVDGIAFVGYHTGAGAEGVLAHTYLANSITGVWLDGARASEGLLNAHVVAEYGVPVVLVTGDDLTCVDADGYAPQARKVAVKDYVSRYAAVCRTPGRTASDIRGAAKEAAALAIRHEPVRGGPFTVELEFDAEHLAAAATVVPGVAGSGERRVAYSSETMYEGIRTFKAVTTIVSAAVEEQYG
- a CDS encoding class I SAM-dependent methyltransferase; translated protein: MNVPEDYRNAWESYWRETSDAPGEAIWDSDPSLTAEPHTELLLPYADTALPMVDLGCGNGTQTRYLAGRFPKAVGVDLSHAAIEHARRADAAGVAEFEQLNLVDGAAVRELHRRLGDCHVYMRAVIHQSRPENRAAVADAVAELVGTRGRAFVVELVSASRDVLRQAAEGPDGPPPKLRRVFAHGLKPADASDEEVPALLAEAGLDIFTSGYTALAQTEYLADGTRIELPARWFVVGRS